A single region of the Candidatus Polarisedimenticolaceae bacterium genome encodes:
- a CDS encoding DsbA family protein produces LQYAKELKLDVAKFTKDLDSGKYKAAIEADSNEAMTLGASGTPAFFVNGRFVNGAKPFAEFAKIINAELQRLNLPVPAAAQNPS; encoded by the coding sequence TCCTCCAGTATGCGAAGGAGCTGAAGCTCGACGTCGCGAAGTTCACGAAGGACCTCGATTCCGGCAAGTACAAGGCGGCGATCGAGGCCGACTCGAACGAGGCGATGACCCTCGGCGCGTCGGGAACGCCTGCGTTCTTCGTGAACGGGCGCTTCGTCAACGGGGCGAAGCCGTTCGCCGAGTTCGCCAAGATCATCAATGCGGAGCTGCAGCGCCTCAACCTGCCGGTCCCGGCGGCGGCGCAGAACCCAAGCTGA